One segment of Myotis daubentonii chromosome 11, mMyoDau2.1, whole genome shotgun sequence DNA contains the following:
- the SEC61B gene encoding protein transport protein Sec61 subunit beta codes for MPGPTPSGTNVGSSGRSPSKAVAARAAGSTVRQRKNASCGTRSAGRTTSAGTGGMWRFYTEDSPGLKVGPVPVLVMSLLFIASVFMLHIWGKYTRS; via the exons ATG CCTGGCCCGACCCCCAGTGGCACCAACGTGGGCTCCTCAGGACGCTCCCCGAGTAAAGCGGTGGCCGCCCGGGCGGCGGGTAGCACGGTCCGGCAGAG GAAAAATGCCAGCTGTGGAACAAGGAGCGCGGGCCGCACGACCTCAGCAGGCACTGGGGGGATGTGGCGGTTCTACACGGAAGACTCCCCTGGCCTCAAAGT tgGCCCTGTTCCAGTATTGGTTATGAGTCTTCTGTTCATCGCTTCTGTATTTATGTTGCACATTTGGGGCAAGTACACTCGTTCATAG